From a region of the Flavobacterium sediminilitoris genome:
- a CDS encoding nucleoside deaminase: MENIFTDEYFMKKALIEAEIAFEKGEIPVGAVIVIDNKVIARSHNLTELLHDVTAHAEMQAITSAANYLGGKYLKDCTLYVTLEPCQMCAGALYWSQISKIVFGASDENRGFLKMGTQLHPKTKVVSGVLEKECAILMKAFFRTKR, from the coding sequence ATGGAAAATATTTTTACTGACGAATATTTTATGAAAAAAGCCTTAATTGAGGCTGAAATTGCTTTTGAAAAAGGAGAAATTCCCGTTGGAGCAGTTATTGTAATAGATAATAAAGTAATTGCTAGAAGTCATAATTTAACAGAATTATTGCACGATGTTACAGCGCATGCAGAGATGCAAGCTATTACAAGTGCGGCTAATTATTTAGGAGGGAAATATTTGAAAGACTGCACGTTATACGTAACATTAGAGCCTTGTCAAATGTGTGCAGGAGCTTTATATTGGAGTCAAATTTCTAAAATTGTTTTTGGTGCGTCAGATGAAAATAGAGGATTCTTGAAAATGGGAACTCAATTGCATCCTAAAACAAAAGTAGTCTCGGGAGTTCTTGAAAAAGAATGCGCTATATTAATGAAAGCTTTTTTTAGAACAAAACGATAA